The following proteins are encoded in a genomic region of Pseudomonas sp. Os17:
- a CDS encoding EAL domain-containing response regulator, whose translation MKSCSILIVEDQPFQYMYLQHLFNELGPYQLEVASNGREALERLKQRHFDLVLTDLLMPGMDGVQFIQGLATHRVRPALAIMSASSRRMLMGASLVARNLGLRVIGLISKPVNLAALRSITAQLPGLTSNEPTPAVWVECSRETLQHALRDAQIQAWFQPKKALNNGRIVAAEALVRWMHPQHGMLLPCDFLPELTEAGLEEELLWLILDQALAAQVCWREDGYDIPVSINLPTHLLNSADLADRLYDFVIQRNGIPGKICFELMECSTPEHISNFYAGACRLRIKGFGLSQDDFGKGYSSYMNLVSTPFTELKIDRALVQGCHANEELAQALTSIIALGRQLGLTVVAEGVESAQELALLRKIDCTQVQGFLISHAVSSQQFQQLLAQDGPATVY comes from the coding sequence ATGAAGTCCTGTAGCATTTTGATCGTCGAAGATCAGCCGTTTCAGTACATGTACCTGCAACACTTGTTCAACGAGCTGGGCCCGTATCAGCTGGAGGTCGCAAGCAACGGCAGGGAGGCCCTGGAGCGTCTCAAGCAGCGGCACTTCGATCTGGTTCTGACGGACCTGCTGATGCCCGGCATGGACGGTGTGCAGTTCATCCAGGGCCTGGCCACCCATCGTGTGCGCCCGGCCCTGGCAATCATGAGCGCCTCTTCGCGGCGCATGCTCATGGGCGCCAGCCTGGTGGCCCGCAACCTGGGCCTGCGGGTGATTGGCCTGATCTCCAAACCGGTCAACCTGGCCGCCCTGCGCAGCATCACGGCGCAACTGCCGGGGCTTACCAGCAACGAACCGACGCCGGCGGTGTGGGTCGAGTGCAGCCGTGAAACCCTCCAGCACGCCCTGCGCGACGCGCAGATCCAAGCCTGGTTTCAACCCAAGAAGGCCCTGAACAACGGGCGCATCGTTGCCGCCGAGGCCCTGGTGCGCTGGATGCACCCGCAGCACGGCATGTTGCTGCCCTGCGACTTTCTTCCGGAGCTCACCGAGGCTGGCCTGGAGGAAGAACTGCTGTGGCTGATCCTCGATCAGGCCCTGGCGGCCCAGGTGTGCTGGCGCGAGGACGGTTATGACATCCCGGTCTCGATCAATCTGCCGACCCACCTGCTCAACAGCGCCGACCTGGCCGACCGCCTGTATGACTTTGTCATCCAGCGCAACGGCATACCGGGGAAGATCTGCTTCGAACTCATGGAATGCTCGACCCCGGAACACATCAGCAACTTCTACGCGGGCGCCTGCCGCCTGCGCATCAAGGGTTTCGGCTTGTCCCAGGACGACTTCGGCAAAGGCTACAGCTCCTACATGAACCTGGTGTCCACGCCCTTCACCGAACTGAAGATCGACCGGGCCCTGGTCCAGGGCTGCCACGCCAACGAAGAACTGGCCCAGGCCCTGACCAGCATCATCGCCCTGGGTCGGCAGTTGGGCCTGACGGTGGTCGCCGAGGGCGTGGAAAGCGCCCAGGAGCTGGCCCTGCTGAGAAAGATCGACTGCACCCAGGTGCAGGGCTTCCTCATATCCCACGCGGTGTCCTCGCAACAGTTTCAGCAACTGCTGGCCCAAGATGGACCGGCGACGGTGTACTAG
- a CDS encoding ATP-binding protein, which produces MRLKSYLHQINPLFSSPEAARRLLRVVALIFLIGLLGAVYNFLRSSINNELSQRRSYMSSAIAEAQTFFTSREALLESLSLSAVHKSRQNPNYESSSDPEEEIHLQLGAPGEHQWGVWLTQRMRDYLKSKQLNLLYVHDGEQPPVQRLFSTQPEAAYLPALMLAKLASLNSSQIPTGQQLWLMDHSSSSARLYIFTRLDERYPNSGWLGLEMEGNSVSAALSDQSAGDFMMFNSQGGLIFSSTPSAQLSEEVRQVQGGSFFGFLGGRWWPDHLVIRKQLGSSDWQLVYAFDLHNLLKSLWPQLLAALLISLFGMALIGFLSHWIEVRLIAPALHRIQALIESEAFSRDVIQIAPVALCVLRRSDGQVVLENTLSQQWLGNGTERDQLCAGWIEQAFDPNRPNSSDYFETADGRHLYLSSAPTRYNGEDVLFCAFSDISARKQIEAALEEAKRLADTANEAKTLFLATMSHEIRTPLYGVLGTLELLSRTQLDNQQKDYLRAIEGSSGTLLQLICDVLDVSKIEAGQLALELSEFSSLDLVHEIIQGYAAAAQAKGLQFYACVDPHLPEVLLGDVTRIRQILSNLLNNAVKFTDSGRIVLRVRVDSRDGERSNILWQVSDTGRGIAQDDQTLIFEPFYQTEGNTNVIAGTGLGLPICQRLTQLMNGNIRMVSELGLGSSFTLTLPLEASSLGASAPLISPLLPEMIYVVSPVRELAESVAGWLRRWGARAQFSLPTQSDRNRGHVLIELHPGTVEQRLEPDWQGPLVLASGDGHNEPRIRGGCWHVNTNNLRAIHQAVSQAQGVWVVASEEHPDSRELKKLSLHVLVAEDNVINQLILKDQLEELGCSVELASNGEEALCIWRAGHFDVILTDVNMPKLNGYELAKELRRQGCSIPIIGATANAMRGEEELCLAAGMNHCLVKPFALRALFNYLAPYERAPHEVL; this is translated from the coding sequence ATGAGATTAAAAAGCTACCTGCATCAGATCAATCCCCTTTTTTCCAGTCCTGAAGCAGCCCGTCGGCTGCTTCGTGTCGTCGCGCTGATTTTCCTGATCGGCCTGCTCGGCGCCGTCTACAACTTCCTGCGTTCGAGCATCAACAATGAACTGTCGCAACGGCGCAGCTACATGAGCAGCGCCATTGCCGAAGCGCAGACGTTCTTCACCAGCCGCGAAGCCTTGCTGGAAAGCCTGAGCCTGTCGGCCGTGCACAAATCCCGGCAAAACCCCAACTATGAATCCAGCAGCGACCCCGAGGAGGAAATCCACCTGCAACTGGGCGCCCCCGGGGAGCATCAATGGGGGGTCTGGCTCACCCAACGCATGCGCGACTACCTGAAAAGCAAACAGCTGAACCTGCTCTACGTCCACGACGGCGAACAACCGCCTGTCCAACGTCTGTTCAGTACCCAGCCCGAAGCCGCCTACCTGCCCGCACTGATGCTGGCCAAGCTGGCCAGCCTGAACTCCTCGCAGATCCCGACGGGGCAACAGTTGTGGCTGATGGATCACTCCTCGAGCAGCGCCCGCCTGTACATCTTCACCCGTCTCGACGAGCGCTACCCCAACTCCGGCTGGCTGGGCCTGGAGATGGAAGGCAACAGCGTATCCGCCGCCCTCAGCGATCAGAGCGCCGGGGACTTCATGATGTTCAACTCCCAGGGTGGACTGATCTTCAGCAGCACCCCCAGCGCCCAGCTGAGCGAGGAGGTCCGGCAAGTCCAGGGCGGCAGCTTCTTCGGGTTTCTCGGCGGCCGCTGGTGGCCCGATCACCTGGTGATCCGCAAACAGCTGGGGTCGTCGGACTGGCAACTGGTCTACGCCTTCGACCTGCACAATCTGCTCAAGAGCCTTTGGCCGCAATTGCTTGCGGCCTTGCTGATCAGCCTGTTCGGCATGGCCTTGATCGGCTTCCTGAGCCACTGGATCGAGGTGCGCCTGATCGCTCCGGCGCTGCACCGGATCCAGGCCCTGATCGAAAGCGAGGCATTCAGCCGCGACGTGATCCAGATCGCCCCGGTGGCGCTCTGCGTGCTGCGCCGCAGCGACGGCCAGGTGGTGCTGGAAAACACCTTGTCCCAGCAGTGGCTGGGCAACGGCACCGAGCGCGACCAGCTGTGTGCCGGCTGGATCGAGCAGGCTTTCGACCCCAATCGCCCCAACAGCTCGGACTACTTCGAAACCGCCGACGGGCGCCATCTGTACCTCAGTTCGGCGCCGACCCGCTACAACGGCGAAGACGTGCTGTTCTGCGCCTTCAGCGACATCAGCGCGCGCAAGCAGATCGAAGCGGCGCTGGAGGAAGCCAAGCGCCTGGCCGATACCGCCAACGAAGCCAAGACCCTGTTCCTGGCCACCATGAGCCACGAAATCCGCACACCGCTGTACGGCGTGCTCGGCACCCTTGAGCTGCTCTCGCGCACCCAGCTGGACAACCAGCAGAAAGACTACCTGCGGGCCATCGAGGGCTCGTCCGGAACCCTGCTGCAGTTGATTTGCGACGTGCTGGATGTGTCCAAGATCGAGGCGGGTCAACTGGCCCTGGAACTCAGCGAGTTCTCCTCCCTGGATCTGGTGCACGAGATCATCCAGGGTTATGCCGCCGCGGCCCAGGCCAAGGGCTTGCAGTTCTACGCCTGCGTGGATCCGCATTTGCCCGAAGTGCTGCTCGGCGACGTCACGCGCATCCGCCAGATCCTCAGCAACCTGCTGAACAACGCGGTCAAGTTCACCGACTCCGGGCGCATCGTCCTGCGGGTCCGGGTGGACAGCCGCGACGGTGAGCGCAGCAATATCCTCTGGCAGGTTTCCGACACCGGCCGCGGTATCGCCCAGGACGACCAGACCCTGATCTTCGAGCCCTTCTACCAGACCGAGGGCAACACCAACGTGATCGCCGGCACCGGGCTGGGCCTGCCGATCTGCCAGCGCCTGACGCAGTTGATGAACGGCAACATCCGCATGGTCAGCGAACTCGGCCTGGGCAGCAGTTTCACCCTGACCCTGCCTCTGGAAGCCTCCTCCCTGGGGGCCAGCGCGCCACTGATCAGCCCGTTGCTGCCGGAGATGATCTATGTGGTGTCGCCGGTGCGCGAACTGGCGGAGTCCGTGGCCGGCTGGTTGCGCCGCTGGGGGGCCCGGGCCCAGTTCAGCCTGCCGACCCAGTCGGATCGCAACCGCGGCCATGTGCTGATCGAACTGCATCCCGGCACCGTGGAGCAGCGCCTGGAGCCGGACTGGCAGGGCCCTCTGGTGCTGGCCAGCGGCGACGGCCACAACGAACCGCGGATTCGGGGCGGCTGCTGGCATGTCAACACCAACAACCTGCGGGCCATCCACCAGGCGGTCAGCCAGGCCCAGGGCGTCTGGGTGGTTGCGAGCGAGGAGCACCCCGACAGCCGAGAACTGAAAAAACTCAGCCTGCATGTCCTGGTGGCCGAGGACAACGTGATCAACCAGCTGATTCTCAAGGATCAGCTGGAAGAGCTCGGTTGCAGCGTGGAATTGGCGTCAAACGGCGAAGAGGCGCTCTGCATCTGGAGAGCCGGGCACTTCGACGTGATCCTGACCGATGTGAACATGCCCAAGCTCAACGGCTACGAACTGGCCAAAGAGCTTCGGCGTCAGGGCTGTTCGATCCCGATCATCGGGGCGACGGCCAATGCAATGCGCGGAGAAGAAGAGCTCTGTCTTGCAGCCGGGATGAACCACTGCCTGGTCAAGCCGTTTGCGTTAAGAGCGTTGTTCAACTATCTGGCGCCCTATGAAAGAGCCCCTCATGAAGTCCTGTAG
- a CDS encoding aldo/keto reductase — translation MRTLELANTQVPVIGQGTWRMGEDRRLRDREIAALRSGIELGMTLIDTAEMYGEGGAEEVVGQAIAGRRDQVFLVSKVYPHNAGRQGLPLACERSLRRLGTEVIDLYLLHWRGHYPLAETVEAFERLREAGKIRRWGVSNFDLADLDELDAPACATNQVLYNLESRGIEFDLLPACQQRRMPIMAYCPIGQAGALLAEPQLQRIAREHGATPAQVALAWLLRQDAVLVIPKAVNPEHVRLNARAGELQLRPQDLQALDQVFTPPRRKQPLEMV, via the coding sequence ATGCGCACGCTCGAGCTCGCGAACACCCAGGTTCCGGTCATTGGCCAGGGCACCTGGCGCATGGGGGAGGATCGTCGACTGCGGGATCGGGAAATCGCCGCGCTGCGCAGCGGGATCGAGCTGGGCATGACCCTGATCGACACCGCGGAGATGTACGGCGAAGGCGGCGCCGAGGAAGTGGTCGGCCAGGCCATTGCCGGGCGCCGCGATCAGGTGTTCCTGGTGAGCAAGGTCTATCCCCACAATGCCGGTCGCCAAGGCCTGCCCCTGGCCTGCGAGCGCAGCCTGCGGCGCCTGGGCACCGAGGTCATCGACCTGTACCTGCTGCATTGGCGCGGACACTACCCTCTGGCGGAGACCGTGGAGGCATTCGAGCGCCTGCGGGAGGCCGGCAAGATTCGCCGCTGGGGAGTGTCCAACTTCGATCTGGCGGACCTCGATGAACTCGACGCGCCAGCCTGCGCCACCAATCAGGTGCTGTACAACCTGGAGTCCCGGGGCATCGAGTTCGACCTGCTGCCCGCCTGCCAGCAGCGCCGGATGCCGATCATGGCCTATTGCCCGATCGGCCAGGCCGGCGCCCTGCTGGCCGAACCGCAGTTGCAGCGGATTGCCCGGGAACATGGCGCGACCCCGGCGCAGGTGGCCCTGGCCTGGCTGTTGCGTCAGGACGCAGTGCTGGTGATTCCCAAGGCCGTGAATCCGGAACACGTGCGCCTCAATGCCCGGGCCGGCGAACTGCAATTGCGGCCCCAGGACCTGCAGGCACTGGATCAGGTGTTTACCCCGCCTCGCCGCAAGCAGCCTCTGGAGATGGTTTAA
- a CDS encoding TOBE domain-containing protein has protein sequence MTIQAINVRNQFKGVIKEIHEGQVVSEIDVQTASGIVTSVITTRSVRDLELKVGSEVIAFVKSTEVSIAKL, from the coding sequence ATGACCATTCAAGCCATCAACGTACGCAACCAGTTCAAAGGCGTGATCAAGGAGATCCACGAAGGCCAGGTGGTGTCGGAAATCGACGTGCAGACCGCTTCGGGCATCGTGACCTCGGTGATCACCACCCGCTCGGTGCGCGATCTGGAACTGAAGGTCGGCAGCGAAGTGATCGCCTTCGTCAAATCCACCGAAGTGTCCATCGCCAAGCTCTGA
- a CDS encoding isopenicillin N synthase family dioxygenase: protein MPHSLDITALPILDLSQLEASQEQRQAFLLNLRQAARDVGFFYLTGHGIDSDLLRRVQEQARAFFALPEADKAAVGMIHSPHFRGYNRAASEITRGQPDLREQFDLGAERQALPLDPDSPPWARLQGPNQWPAQLPQLKPLLLEWQQAMTRMSLRLLRAFAQALSLPEQAFDPLYGARPNEHIKLIRYPGRAAGQSNQGVGAHKDSGFLSFLLQDQQAGLQVEVEEGRWIDAPPRDNTLVVNIGELLELATHGYLRATVHRVLSPPADRERLSIAFFLGAQLDARVPLYPLPEALRQEARGPASDPHNPLFRDVGWNYLKGRLRSHPDVAQRYYADVLIPKALSA, encoded by the coding sequence ATGCCGCACTCGCTGGATATCACCGCACTACCGATTCTGGACCTGAGCCAACTGGAGGCGAGCCAGGAACAGCGCCAGGCGTTTTTGCTCAACCTGCGCCAGGCCGCGCGGGACGTCGGCTTCTTCTACCTCACCGGGCATGGCATCGACAGCGATCTGCTGCGCCGGGTGCAGGAGCAGGCCCGGGCATTCTTCGCCTTGCCCGAGGCCGACAAGGCCGCCGTGGGAATGATCCACTCGCCGCATTTTCGCGGCTACAACCGCGCGGCTTCGGAGATTACCCGCGGCCAGCCGGACCTGCGCGAGCAGTTCGATCTGGGAGCCGAACGCCAGGCCCTGCCGCTGGACCCCGACAGCCCGCCCTGGGCGCGCCTGCAAGGGCCCAACCAGTGGCCGGCGCAGCTGCCGCAACTCAAGCCGTTGCTGCTGGAGTGGCAGCAGGCAATGACCCGCATGTCCCTGCGGCTGCTGCGCGCTTTCGCCCAGGCCCTGTCCCTGCCGGAGCAGGCGTTCGACCCTCTGTACGGTGCACGGCCCAATGAACACATCAAGCTGATCCGCTACCCCGGCCGCGCTGCGGGGCAAAGCAACCAGGGCGTCGGCGCGCACAAGGACTCCGGGTTTCTCAGCTTTCTGCTGCAGGACCAGCAGGCCGGCCTGCAGGTGGAGGTGGAAGAGGGCCGCTGGATCGATGCACCGCCCCGGGACAACACCCTGGTGGTGAACATCGGCGAACTGCTGGAACTGGCCACCCACGGCTACCTGCGCGCCACGGTGCACCGGGTGCTGTCGCCGCCGGCGGACCGCGAGCGGCTGTCCATCGCCTTCTTTCTGGGGGCCCAACTCGATGCCCGGGTGCCGCTGTACCCCTTGCCCGAGGCGCTGCGACAGGAGGCCCGGGGCCCGGCCAGCGACCCCCACAACCCGCTGTTTCGCGACGTCGGCTGGAACTACCTCAAGGGCCGCCTGCGCTCGCACCCCGACGTGGCCCAGCGTTACTACGCCGATGTCCTGATACCCAAGGCCCTGAGCGCCTGA
- a CDS encoding MetQ/NlpA family ABC transporter substrate-binding protein: MLKTPLFALALLVSLGHTLPASAAQPLRVAADPVPHAQILAYVQKLDPQLQLKIIEIPNGVNSNELLAHGDVDANYFQHLPYLKSQEQALGQPFAVAASVHIEPLGIYSRRHQNFDQVPQGGSVAVPNNVTNLSRALYLLQSYQLIRLKPGFSDPARDQATPKDIADNPKQLKILEIESPQIPRALEDVDLAVINGNYALEAGLVPAKDALGLEKAEHNPYANILVTTPNLQDDPRIRQLANDLNSPEVARYISETYSGSVIPVAGRQP; the protein is encoded by the coding sequence ATGCTGAAGACCCCCCTGTTTGCCCTGGCGCTGCTGGTCAGCCTGGGACACACCCTGCCGGCCAGCGCCGCGCAACCGTTGCGGGTGGCCGCCGATCCGGTGCCCCACGCGCAGATCCTCGCCTATGTGCAGAAGCTCGACCCGCAACTGCAACTGAAGATCATCGAGATCCCCAACGGCGTGAACTCCAACGAACTGCTGGCCCACGGCGACGTGGACGCCAACTACTTCCAGCACCTGCCGTATCTCAAGTCCCAGGAACAGGCGCTGGGCCAGCCGTTCGCGGTGGCCGCCAGCGTGCATATCGAGCCTCTGGGCATCTACTCCCGGCGGCACCAGAACTTCGACCAGGTGCCTCAGGGCGGCAGCGTGGCGGTGCCCAACAATGTCACCAACCTCAGCCGCGCCCTGTACCTGTTGCAGAGTTACCAGCTGATCCGCCTCAAGCCCGGTTTCAGCGACCCGGCCCGGGACCAGGCCACCCCCAAGGACATCGCCGACAACCCGAAGCAGCTGAAAATCCTCGAAATCGAATCACCGCAGATACCCCGGGCCCTGGAGGACGTGGACCTGGCCGTGATCAACGGCAACTACGCGCTGGAAGCCGGACTGGTGCCGGCCAAGGACGCCCTGGGGCTGGAGAAGGCCGAGCACAACCCTTACGCCAACATCCTGGTGACCACCCCCAACCTGCAGGACGACCCGCGCATCCGCCAGTTGGCCAATGACCTCAATTCACCGGAAGTGGCCCGATACATCAGTGAAACCTACTCGGGCTCGGTGATCCCGGTCGCGGGCCGCCAGCCATGA
- a CDS encoding methionine ABC transporter ATP-binding protein, with the protein MIQVEQVSKVYGKGQPPALDRVSLTVPDGAVYGILGRSGAGKSTLLRCLNLLERPSSGRILIDGQDLGALSEGSLRRQRQGIGMIFQGFNLLHSRTVEDNVAVPLEIAGLAKPQRQARVLELLDLVGLSDKARAFPSQLSGGQKQRVGIARALAARPRYLLSDEATSALDPETTASILQLLAHINRELGLTIVLITHELAVVKAICSHAASLAQGRLLESGPIGQLLADPQSALGRALLPGYNLPFNASQPEAELTFFDNQRAAPLLQQLSRQQGLPLKVLAAGVESVGGQRVGRLRIAAAPADAGKFQQLLTALAQRGIRSERL; encoded by the coding sequence ATGATCCAGGTGGAGCAGGTCAGCAAAGTCTATGGCAAGGGCCAGCCTCCGGCCCTGGATCGGGTTTCACTGACGGTTCCCGACGGCGCGGTGTACGGCATTCTCGGCCGCAGCGGTGCCGGCAAGTCGACCCTGCTGCGTTGCCTGAACCTGCTGGAGCGTCCCAGCAGCGGGCGCATCCTGATCGATGGCCAGGACCTCGGCGCATTGTCCGAGGGCTCGTTGCGCCGGCAGCGCCAGGGCATCGGCATGATCTTCCAGGGTTTCAACCTGCTGCATTCGCGCACGGTCGAGGACAACGTCGCGGTGCCCCTGGAAATCGCCGGCCTGGCCAAGCCGCAACGCCAGGCCCGGGTCCTGGAACTGCTGGACCTGGTGGGGTTGAGCGACAAGGCCCGGGCCTTTCCTTCCCAACTGTCCGGCGGCCAGAAGCAGCGGGTCGGGATTGCCCGGGCCCTGGCGGCGCGGCCTCGCTATCTGCTGTCGGATGAAGCCACCAGCGCCCTGGACCCGGAAACCACCGCCTCGATCCTGCAACTGCTGGCCCACATCAACCGCGAGCTGGGGCTGACCATCGTGCTGATCACCCACGAACTGGCGGTGGTCAAGGCCATCTGCAGCCACGCCGCTTCCCTGGCCCAGGGCCGGTTGCTGGAGAGCGGCCCGATCGGCCAATTGCTCGCGGACCCGCAATCGGCACTGGGCCGTGCCTTGCTGCCGGGCTACAACCTGCCGTTCAACGCTAGCCAGCCCGAAGCCGAACTGACCTTTTTCGATAACCAGCGCGCCGCGCCGCTGTTGCAGCAACTGAGTCGCCAGCAGGGGCTGCCACTCAAGGTGCTGGCCGCTGGTGTCGAGTCCGTGGGCGGCCAGCGGGTAGGGCGCCTGCGCATCGCCGCCGCCCCCGCCGATGCCGGCAAATTCCAACAACTGCTGACGGCCCTGGCCCAGCGAGGGATTCGGAGTGAACGCCTGTGA
- a CDS encoding methionine ABC transporter permease, which translates to MNRSLDWPELAQLLLTATGETLYMVFLASLFTLLIGLPLGVLLFVSRPGGLRPMPRLNRLLGALVNLGRSLPFVVLLIALIPLTRLVVGTTLGSTAAVVPITIGAFPFFARIVENALDEVDKGRIEAILAMGGHIGHVIFKALLPEALPALLAGLTLTLVMLIGFSSMAGVIGGGGLGDLAIRYGYQRFNNQIMVATVLILVLLVQGVQSAGDRLVRALAHRR; encoded by the coding sequence GTGAACCGCAGCCTCGATTGGCCGGAGCTGGCGCAACTGCTGCTCACCGCCACCGGCGAAACCCTGTACATGGTGTTCCTGGCCTCGCTGTTCACCCTGTTGATCGGCCTGCCCCTGGGGGTGTTGCTGTTCGTCAGCCGCCCGGGCGGCCTGCGGCCCATGCCCCGACTCAATCGCCTGCTGGGCGCCCTGGTCAATCTGGGACGCTCCCTGCCTTTCGTGGTGCTGCTGATTGCCCTGATCCCCCTGACCCGGCTGGTGGTGGGCACGACCCTGGGCAGCACCGCGGCGGTGGTGCCGATCACCATTGGCGCCTTTCCGTTTTTTGCACGGATCGTCGAGAACGCCCTGGATGAAGTGGACAAGGGCCGGATCGAGGCGATCCTGGCCATGGGCGGGCATATCGGCCACGTGATCTTCAAGGCCCTGCTGCCGGAAGCCTTGCCGGCGCTGCTGGCCGGATTGACCCTGACCCTGGTGATGCTGATCGGCTTCTCTTCCATGGCCGGGGTGATCGGCGGCGGAGGCCTGGGGGATCTGGCGATCCGCTACGGCTATCAGCGCTTCAACAACCAGATCATGGTGGCTACGGTGCTGATCCTGGTGCTGCTGGTCCAGGGGGTGCAGAGCGCCGGCGACCGGCTGGTGCGGGCCCTGGCCCATCGGCGCTGA
- a CDS encoding AraC family transcriptional regulator: MISSSPLVDWLLESLELDASLFHVGRYCGGWHASTQGLARASFHLIVQGHCWLHIDGVPEPLRLNAGDAVFLLRDLGYRLSSAPQPEVAQQLPRIAMSALDAGAQDGVGLVCGFFHFKPGLSSLIIEGLPGWLVLRAGDPSLNAARALFQLILDECQRAPAPSSALLERLSHLLFLYVLRQQVSDNQDLGGLVALARHPGFAPLLEQLIQHPGQAWPLESMAAFTGLSRSAFFKRFNELAGQSPGQVLLALRMRHACQLLKANQTVEQVGAAVGYQSIAAFTRAFTKAVGLQPGAYRKQHEGR; encoded by the coding sequence ATGATTTCATCAAGCCCCTTGGTCGATTGGTTATTAGAAAGCCTGGAACTGGACGCCAGCCTGTTTCATGTCGGGCGCTACTGCGGTGGCTGGCACGCCAGCACCCAGGGGCTGGCCCGGGCCAGTTTCCACCTGATCGTGCAGGGCCATTGCTGGCTGCATATCGACGGCGTGCCCGAGCCCCTGCGCCTGAACGCCGGAGATGCGGTGTTCCTGCTGCGGGATCTGGGCTATCGACTGTCCAGCGCCCCGCAGCCTGAAGTGGCGCAGCAACTGCCACGCATCGCCATGAGCGCCCTGGATGCCGGCGCCCAGGATGGGGTCGGGCTGGTGTGCGGTTTCTTTCATTTCAAGCCCGGGTTGTCGTCGCTGATCATCGAGGGTCTGCCGGGCTGGCTGGTGCTGCGAGCCGGCGATCCGTCGCTGAACGCTGCCCGGGCGCTGTTCCAGCTGATTCTCGATGAGTGCCAACGCGCTCCCGCGCCCTCGTCGGCACTGCTGGAGCGCCTCAGCCACCTGCTGTTTCTCTATGTGTTGCGCCAGCAGGTCAGTGACAACCAGGACCTCGGCGGCCTGGTGGCCCTGGCCCGGCATCCGGGGTTCGCCCCGTTGCTGGAGCAGTTGATCCAGCACCCTGGCCAGGCCTGGCCCCTGGAAAGCATGGCGGCGTTCACCGGGCTGTCGCGCTCGGCGTTTTTCAAGCGTTTCAATGAACTGGCCGGGCAATCGCCGGGACAGGTGCTGCTGGCCCTGCGCATGCGCCATGCCTGCCAGCTGCTCAAGGCCAACCAGACGGTGGAACAAGTGGGGGCCGCGGTGGGCTATCAGTCGATTGCCGCGTTCACCCGGGCCTTCACCAAGGCGGTGGGGCTGCAGCCGGGGGCCTATCGCAAGCAGCATGAAGGACGCTGA
- a CDS encoding carboxymuconolactone decarboxylase family protein, with translation MSRVTLHTLHTAPEAARPFLENAQKNSGYIPNLLGILANAPAALETYVTVSGLNAKADLSLAEREVVQLIAATTHGCDFCVAGHTAVALNKARLPDPVVSALREQSTLPEARLEALAAFAREVIATRGKVDEAAYARFKAAGYSEGNALEVILGISLATLCNFANVFAGTELNPELAQYRWSAQGQ, from the coding sequence ATGTCCCGCGTCACTCTACACACCTTGCACACTGCCCCAGAAGCGGCCCGGCCATTTCTTGAAAACGCCCAGAAGAATTCCGGCTACATTCCCAACCTGCTGGGCATCCTGGCCAATGCCCCGGCGGCCCTGGAAACCTACGTCACCGTCTCGGGCCTCAACGCCAAGGCTGATCTGAGCCTGGCGGAGCGGGAAGTGGTGCAGTTGATCGCCGCCACCACCCATGGTTGCGATTTCTGTGTCGCAGGTCATACCGCGGTGGCCCTGAACAAGGCCAGACTCCCCGATCCGGTGGTCAGTGCGCTGCGCGAGCAGAGCACCCTGCCCGAAGCCCGGCTGGAAGCCCTGGCGGCCTTTGCCCGGGAAGTGATCGCCACCCGCGGCAAGGTCGACGAAGCGGCGTATGCCCGGTTCAAGGCCGCAGGCTACAGCGAGGGCAATGCCCTGGAAGTGATCCTGGGCATCAGTCTGGCGACCCTGTGCAACTTCGCCAACGTGTTCGCCGGGACCGAACTGAACCCCGAGCTGGCCCAGTATCGCTGGTCGGCCCAGGGTCAATGA